In Nicotiana tabacum cultivar K326 chromosome 10, ASM71507v2, whole genome shotgun sequence, the DNA window CCACTCTTCTTCCTCGTATTGGATCATTCTCTACCTTCTCTCAACGAGATATCTTTCTTTTTTAGTGTCTTGTGACCAAAATCAAGGTTAAACTATCCTATTCGGTCataaatttcatgattaaaaATGCTGATGATCCTACCAGTTTGCCCTATGGTATGACTATCACTCATATTTTGGAAGCCCACAACATTTCTATTCCATAATACCCTTTTGTCTCTGTTTCAAAATCCTACAATTCAAGAGCTTTTGCCAGTATGTGTTATGTTTGTGCAAAGGGTTCCTAGGTGAAGAAACAGGAAGGTGAAGTCAAGAACGTTCAGCCTGATCCCAAGATCAAAGCCTCTATTTTCCATCATAGTGTAAGTGATCCTGATCTTGTTGAGAAACCGACTGCCATTGACAACAAGTTGACCATCATCAAGGACCTTTTGCTGCAACTCAATCCACTATTGGAGATATCCATGCGATCTCCAAGGATAGTGGGTCTGATGTTTCAAATATGAGGGTTATAATTCTCAAACTTGGAGAAAATGCAGTCAAAGTGTTCAAGGAAGAACATGACAGGATTGATGGGGTGACAGTTTCAGCCAACGACAACTTTGAACGTCTGAAGTAGGCGATTTGCAATACTCTTGCTTACTTTTTGCGTCGCTAGTTGTGGAAGTTTCAAAcaatttttgttgttattttgttgttttggaCTGGATAACCAGTCGCTCGATACTTCTTTTTTTGCTAAAGTATGCATGCCTATAATGTTTGCTATAATGTCTATAATGTTTTCCTAGGATGTGACTGCCTTTACAGTTTGCTTTagttattatatatgtatatcccCTCTTTGCTGATGTCAAAAATGGGGAGTCGACTGAAGTATATTACAGTTCCTGTTGAGGGGGAGTCGACCAACTATGCAAATGCAGAGTCAACTAAAGTATATACAAGCACCTGCTAAGGGGGAGTCGACTGAAGTATGCAACATCCATTGAGGGGAGTCGACTACAGGGAAGTCAACAgttgtttatatatattatttttgttatcaTCAAAAAGAGGGAGATTGTTAATTATAAGTttcaattatgaaaaataatatatcacaTTTGGTGCAGGAGTAAAAGGAATCAATTAAAGGATTCAAGTAACAATACCGGTCAAGAATAGATTAAGAAAATAATCTAGCAACGCAAGGAAAAGAATTAATGATTAGCGATGAGAAAGGAAGAACCAACAACAGAGATCCGAAAGAAGAACCAATCAGTGATTGACAGAAGTTATTACTGGAAGGTCCCAAATCAAAAGGAAACGAGATTGCAAAAGGATGCACTGAAAATCGATGAAACCAGAAATCAAGGGATCCAGCGGATATGCCTCAAGTAACAAAAAGATATGCCTAGCGGATGGAAAGCTCGTCAAGACCATAAATCAAGGAAGATCAACAGAAACTTGactttattcttggaaagaatcaatctatgatttctttcaagaatcaactcccttgGGTTTGCAATCTCTCAAGATTCACGTCATTCAAGAGTCAAGAAGGTCTCATggaatgtatatatacatatgttcTGGACTTGAAGAGAATATACTATGAACAAACCATTTTTACTCCttttgttctactccaaacaagcatTGTAGTTCTTATAGATCCGCTGTGCAATtagtgagagaagaaaaagagataaaCAATGGTGAAACATTGTataaagaagagaaaagagacaTAGAGATTAAGCCATTGGTGTAAAGCTACATCAACCATTCTGTATACTCAAGAAACTTCGATTAATGAAAGAGAACACCCTTGCAATCCAAGGGGACTGAATTAAGATTCACATTAAATTCAAACCAGTATAAAATTCTGGTGTCTTTATTTCCTGCATTTTATTTCTGCACTTACTATTATCATGCTCTTATTTCTAATCTACTAATTGGTAAACTAGTCGACTACTTATAATAAGTTTTTAAATAGTCTAAATAGTCAATTCACTAGTAATATATTGATAGTGAAATTCACCCCCATCGTATTTATAAGTAGTTTGTTTTTCCTCCTCAAACAGAATAGTCATTGCCCAAGGATGGGATGTCGGCCTCAGGATTCGTACGCAAACCCCCGGACATGAACAAAATAAAGACCCATGCACTTTTACCTGGATGAAAAACAGCACCATACAGCTACGGTAAAAAACCAACTATACAACCCACACTTCATGTACATACTATAGAGACCAAAAGAAGTAGAAGTAAAGAGGAAAAGCACTCTCCAAAAATGTACATGTGCAGGGTACAGAACCTAGAATTAAAGAGAAGACAGCGACGACAAAGGGAAAGAACATCATAAGTTGCAACACGGTAAGAGCAAATGTAGCACAAGTATATAAACTATTCTCTCCTGACTAGGTACATTCCTAAATCTCTTGTGGGATCTCGCGCTGCACATTTTGCTGCAAATAGTCAGGGCTTGCCGGCCTATTCTTGATCGTGGTGCTGCTCCTCCACAGCAGTAGTAGAGTCATGGGGATGCTCCTTTAAAGACTCAAACAACTCAACAATTCTAGTAACTGGCACTGATGTGTCTTGTTGCTGTTCCTTCACTGTCTCATCCGCCTCAATTCTGTCCATATTACCTGCGCGCATGAACAGATATAATGTATAGTTACAATTgaacatgtatatatatttttcaggAAAATATACTTTAAGAAAAACCGACACATTTCTATATTTTGGAAACTATTTACCtttgaatttcttattttatttataactgCATAAATGTTATAGCATATTTAAATCACTATCTTTTAAAAACTTTATGATCACACCAATTCTATGGTATATTATATTTATGTcataaaaattgaaactgaaaaggTGAAGTATATACGTGAAAATTAATTACTAGAACTTCAACAAGTATCAAGTGCTGAACCAATAAATGCAAGAATTTAGTGATAAGAATATAAATATTGAACGTGTCAAATTAAATTTAAATCCACATCTAGTACCTGCCACTTCAGTGTCCAGCTGCTGCTGCTCATCCTTCGCTACAGTCTCGTCCGGCTGAATCATTTTATCCACACTGACCACCGGCTCATGATCAGTATCGCCGTAGTCTATGCCCGTTTTTCTTACGCCTTTAATTAGTGAACGATAGACCAGAACAAACGAAGACAATCCTGCAAAAGCCATAGTCCCAGCCACCCCAAAGCCTGCGATGGCGAATGCGAAAATACAAGCAGCACCAAACAACAGAGGACTAAATATCAAGAGCAGCGGAGAAGTTACGACCAGAATTATCAAAGAAGTCAGAAAGCTGAAACCCATCATCCCCAAAAGTGGGCCTTCTACTGCTATTCCAGCCAGTGTTGCCAGAATCAACGTCCTTCTGCTCACTTCCTGGGGATTTACAATATCCATCATTTGACCGTTTTCAGCCATactcttttttgttttattatacTTCTCGATTCTTGTTGATTGCAGCGGCACCAATACTTCGACGGAAGGTAATTAATATATGATGCTCTCATCATATTTGAACAATAGCATGCAAAAGGATTTGAAACAGGACACGTGTCTGCTTCTTCCT includes these proteins:
- the LOC107768337 gene encoding oleosin H1-like yields the protein MAENGQMMDIVNPQEVSRRTLILATLAGIAVEGPLLGMMGFSFLTSLIILVVTSPLLLIFSPLLFGAACIFAFAIAGFGVAGTMAFAGLSSFVLVYRSLIKGVRKTGIDYGDTDHEPVVSVDKMIQPDETVAKDEQQQLDTEVAGNMDRIEADETVKEQQQDTSVPVTRIVELFESLKEHPHDSTTAVEEQHHDQE